CGAACTTCCAGAGTAACTACGGCCTGTACAACGAAGAGGAAGAAGAGATAACGGGCGACATCGTCGACAGCGTCTCGGAGGCGCAGGGTCGAGCGACCATCGAACTGAATGATACGTACAGCCAAGAGCTGACGCTCCGACTCGACGACGGGATCGTCGACTCCGACGGCAACGCCCTCGACAACGCCGGGGACAAATCGGTCAGATTCGCACCGACGGTCGTTCGGAGCGGAGAAGACGCCACCGTGTACAAGGGTTCGACGGTTTCGATCGTCACGTCTTCGACCGGTACGGGCGTCACGCTCCAAGGGACGAGCGACGACACGGACAACTACTTCTTCTCGGGGTCGACCGGCACGAACAGCCGGGTCTTCCTCTTCGATACGGACGGCGAGTCGCTCGGTGAGTACGAGGCCGACATCGAAGGAGAGAGCACCGCCACCATCACCCTCCGCTCCCTGGATCTCTCCCTCGGCATCGACGACCAGAACGTGACGAACCTCGACGCGATCGAGGGGACCGTCTCCGCGCAGGTCAGCGGCCGGGAGATCCGGCTCGAACTCCTCGACGACGACGGCGACCCCGTCGAGGGCGTCTCGGACCGCTTCGTCGAACTCTCCGGCCAGGGCGAGTACGACTTCAGTTACAATCTGGAGCAGCTCGGCCTCGAAACGGGCGAGTACACCATCCGCGCGACGGACACCGTCACGGGCATCACGGTCGAATCCGACACCATCACCGTCCGCGAGGCCGGCGACGCCGAGGCCGTATTCACGAGAAGCACGATCCAGGAGGCGCGCGGGGACGTCGTCGCCATCCCGGTCGAACTGGAGAACACCCGGGAGGCGACGATCCGGATCGGAAGTCAAAGCGTCGGCTACGAGGCGAACGTGACGGTCCGCGACGGCGGCGGCGACGACCGCGACGGTCGCGTGACCATCTACTTCGACAGTTACGCGGCCACGACCTACCCCACGGGCTCGTTCTCCGACGAGAACGACCTGATCCAGATCAGCGACGACGACGAGATCGTCAGCGGCGAGGTCTCGGTCGGCGTCTCGAACCTCCTCGACGCCGAGCTCTACCCGGTGGAGGCCTCGATCGACGGGCGCCTGACGGACGTCGGCCAGATCGACCTGCGGCCGCGCGAGACGATCGCGATCCGGACCTGGACGGCGCCGCGGAACCGCTACGGCAACCTCGACGCGCCCGAGGACGTCCGGGAGGGCACCGACGAGAACTGGGTCACGCGCGACTCGGAGATCGCCTTCGGCGACGCGGTCCTCTACGAGATCCGGGCGACGGGGCTCGAAGGCGCGCTCGACGCCCGCGGCGAGGACACCGTCACCTCGGAGTTCTACTCCTTCGCGAACGGGAGCAAGGCCTCACCGGCCGCGCAGTTCACCGTCGAACAGCAGGACCCCGGTCCGAACCGCGACCCGCTCGTCCTGCAGTTGAACGCGAGCAACTCCCGCGTGATCGCGGACTCGGAGAACGACACCTACTACGTCGTCACGCGGACCGGCGAGTTCGGTCCCTCGGGCGTCCGCGACGAGGACAACGACGGCGCGATCGACCCCGGTGAGAACGACTACGGCTCGATCGACGACGAAGACGACCTCCGGGCGTCGTTCACCGTCTTCGGCGACGACGAGAACGACCTCGACCTGACTGAGGGCGGCGACGACGAGGTCGTCGAGACGACGCTGTCGCTGACGCAGGCCGAACTCACGATGAACGAGCCGTTCAACGTCACCGCCGCGAGCGGTCAGGAGGTCTTCGGCGAGGCGACCGTCGCGCCCGGCACGGAACTGTCGATCCGCGTCCGGAGCGCCGACGGGGTCCGACCCGCGTTCCTGAAGACCGCCTCCACGACCGTCGACGCCGACGGGCAGTTCCTGGTGACGCTGTCGTTCAACGACACGGAGCCGGGCGACGACTACACCATCACCGTCAGCGACACCGGGCCCGCGTCCGACCTGGAGGTCGACGGCACGGTCCAGGCGGTGATCCCGACCGCGACGACCGACACGCCCGAGGAGACGACGATCAGCACCACGACGACCACGGCGACGCCGACGGACACGACCTCGCCGCCGACCTCGGCGACGACCACGACGGAGATCCCGACGGTCCAGACCCCGACGACGACGCCCGGCTTCGGGGCCGTTGCCGCCGTGGTCGCGCTGCTGGCGGCCGCGCTCCTGGCGCTCCGACGCGAGCGCGACGACTAGCGCAGTCGACCTACTCCCCGTCGGCGGCGCTGCGCGCCGGCCGACCGAGCCGTTCTTCGACGGCCGCGACCTTCCGCTCGGCGCCGTCGTCGCTCGTCCGCTTGTCGTCGATCTTCAGGACGGTGCTCACCCGGTCGGCGTCGACGGCGCGGTGGGCGGCCTCCGCGGCGGCGAAGAGCGTCCCGACGTCGTCGGCCTCGATCACGGTCCCCATCGGATTCGTCTCGTAGTCGACGTCGAAGTCCTCCAGGGCGTCGACCGCGGCCGCGACCTCCTCCGCCATACTCCCTTCGATCACCGGTGCGACGCTGAGCAGTGCGACGACAGTCATAGGTGAGGGATCGATCCCGGGGCGCAAAACGGTTGTGCGGGCCGCGGCGGCGAGCCGATCGGTCGGACGCGGACGACGGCTCGGGTCAGTCCTCGGACGTCACCTGTTCGGTGCCGGCATTGGGCTCGGGCGCGTCCGGCCGTTCGCGACGGAGCGAGACGACGATCGTGGTCCCGTCGCCGCGCTCTTCCCGGCCGATCTCGCCGCCGAACGACTCGACGAGCCACCGGACCAGCCAGAGCCCCAGCCCGCTGCCGTGGGTGAGCTGGGTGATGTTCGTCTTGCCGGTGACGACGCCCCACTCCGTGTCGGCGATCCCGGGGCCGTCGTCGCTGAATCGGAGCCGGATCAGATCGGCGTCGCCGCGCTCCGCGTCGATCCGGAGCCGGGGCGCGTCGCCGTCGTTGTGCTCGATGGCGTTCTCGATGAGTTCCTGGAACGCCCGCTTGAGATCCGAGTTGGCGCGGACCCACAGCGGTTCGGGGACGTCGAGTTCCAGCGAGGCCTCGGGGTGGGATTCGCGGAACGACGCGACGGTCTCGCGAAGGTGCGCGGCGGCGTCGACGGCGGCCGTCTCGTCGCCGCGCTGGCCGATCACCCGCTCGATCTCCTTGGCCTTCTCGCTCAGCGAGGCGATGTCCTGGGCGTTGCGTTCGAGCGTGGTGGCGTGATCGAAGAGCCGCTCGTCCTCGATGTTCTCCCGCAACTGCTGGGCCAACGCCAGCACGACGTTGATGTCGTTGCGGAGGTTGTGCCGGAGGACGCGGTGCATCACCTGGAGGTACCGTTCCCGCTCCTTCTGGTCGGTGATGTCGGTGTAGACTGCGAAGGCGGACATCCCCTCTTCCCGGGGGTACGGAATGACCCGGAGGAGGAAGTCGCGATAGCCGCTTTCGGCCTCGCGCTGGACCTCGACGCGCGTCTGCTCGCCGTCCATCGCCTGCGCGTCGAGCGACAGCGCGTCCTCGCGCTCGCGGTCCGGGACGATGTAGTCGTTGATGTTCTGGCCCCGGACGGTCTCTGACTCGTGGCCGAAGACGTCCGTGAACGCCGGATTGAGATACTGCACGATCGGGTCGCCGTCGCGGAACGTCACCTCGACGACCGGATCCGGGAGGTTCTCGAACAGCTCCTGGAAGCGCTTGCGCTCGGCCGCGAGGTCGGTCCGCGTCGCCGCGAGTTCGGAGATGTCGGTCACGACGCCGGCCGTGGTGACGGCGTCGCCGTCCGGGTCGGTCCGCGAGAGTTCGAGTTCGACGGGCTGGATCCCGTCGTCGGTCCGGATATCGACTTCGAGGGTCGCGGTCGTCCGCTCGGAGGCCGTGTTGCCGAAGTCGAGTTCGCGGTACGTCTCGGCGTCCGCGTCGGCGAGCAGGTCCGGGAGTCGCTCCCCGACGAGCGCATCGGCGTCGCGGCCGACGTAGGACGCGAAGGGGCCGGTCACGAAGGTGAAGCGGTCCTCGTCGTCGAGGAGGAAGCCCATCTCGTCGACGTGCGCGACGATCC
This is a stretch of genomic DNA from Halobellus sp. MBLA0158. It encodes these proteins:
- a CDS encoding MTH1187 family thiamine-binding protein, with translation MTVVALLSVAPVIEGSMAEEVAAAVDALEDFDVDYETNPMGTVIEADDVGTLFAAAEAAHRAVDADRVSTVLKIDDKRTSDDGAERKVAAVEERLGRPARSAADGE
- a CDS encoding DUF7827 domain-containing protein — protein: MKNESGAVLNDSAVIRGNRLRISATPSTETVYLAGTVDITSPAVGSDTQYTIKVNASDNDGTTASYDDTLTVTNSDLQVSSVSGSSFSPTTVDQETEYRHTYNYSVSGVDPSDSTDYSITVSNDFTVESYDLTVKNASGEVLTDSSGQGSLPTLTATSGTETVYFNGTVNLTSPAVPEGQEEETYTNGVTIDASDDDRDATATEDLTVQFVGGAEGSPRFLSAIQYLPSANSPQIEVAFSEDVSNFQSNYGLYNEEEEEITGDIVDSVSEAQGRATIELNDTYSQELTLRLDDGIVDSDGNALDNAGDKSVRFAPTVVRSGEDATVYKGSTVSIVTSSTGTGVTLQGTSDDTDNYFFSGSTGTNSRVFLFDTDGESLGEYEADIEGESTATITLRSLDLSLGIDDQNVTNLDAIEGTVSAQVSGREIRLELLDDDGDPVEGVSDRFVELSGQGEYDFSYNLEQLGLETGEYTIRATDTVTGITVESDTITVREAGDAEAVFTRSTIQEARGDVVAIPVELENTREATIRIGSQSVGYEANVTVRDGGGDDRDGRVTIYFDSYAATTYPTGSFSDENDLIQISDDDEIVSGEVSVGVSNLLDAELYPVEASIDGRLTDVGQIDLRPRETIAIRTWTAPRNRYGNLDAPEDVREGTDENWVTRDSEIAFGDAVLYEIRATGLEGALDARGEDTVTSEFYSFANGSKASPAAQFTVEQQDPGPNRDPLVLQLNASNSRVIADSENDTYYVVTRTGEFGPSGVRDEDNDGAIDPGENDYGSIDDEDDLRASFTVFGDDENDLDLTEGGDDEVVETTLSLTQAELTMNEPFNVTAASGQEVFGEATVAPGTELSIRVRSADGVRPAFLKTASTTVDADGQFLVTLSFNDTEPGDDYTITVSDTGPASDLEVDGTVQAVIPTATTDTPEETTISTTTTTATPTDTTSPPTSATTTTEIPTVQTPTTTPGFGAVAAVVALLAAALLALRRERDD